In one window of Rhizobium sp. ACO-34A DNA:
- a CDS encoding FUSC family protein yields the protein MKLWISDRVRDILLHALAAAIAAALSFYVARWLFGHPKPIFAAIGAVICLAPGISDHFRQALNLVIGVTIGIVIGEFLFLLPVDLLEIRIPLAVFLAVTVGALVNVAPIVAIQAGVSALLVMVLGPADAGPVRFLDVAVGGLIGALFAFGLFRVQK from the coding sequence ATGAAGCTCTGGATCTCCGACCGGGTCCGGGACATTCTGCTACATGCGCTCGCCGCGGCTATTGCCGCGGCGTTGTCGTTTTATGTAGCGCGCTGGCTGTTCGGCCACCCGAAGCCGATCTTCGCGGCGATCGGTGCCGTCATCTGTCTCGCTCCCGGCATTTCCGATCACTTCAGGCAGGCGCTCAATCTGGTGATTGGCGTGACCATCGGCATCGTCATTGGCGAGTTTCTGTTTCTTCTGCCGGTCGATCTGCTGGAGATACGCATCCCGCTCGCCGTGTTCCTCGCGGTCACGGTCGGCGCACTCGTCAATGTCGCTCCCATCGTCGCGATCCAGGCGGGGGTTTCCGCCCTGCTGGTGATGGTGCTCGGACCGGCAGATGCCGGTCCCGTGCGCTTCCTCGACGTTGCCGTGGGCGGGCTGATCGGCGCTCTCTTCGCCTTCGGTCTCTTCCGCGTGCAGAAATAG